The Roseovarius sp. EL26 genome has a window encoding:
- a CDS encoding MBL fold metallo-hydrolase, translating to MTSSKTQHLTVLQPHPGIYAYYDGRVSGYRFMEEKNWVDDGAIALGIATYTVVEGKQAFVYDTHVSPEHGAFIREHLNGLGVTDVTVIYSHWHLDHVAGTSAFNDCDVIANEKTFHHLNARKTVIETGQYHGPPAVNPLILPTQTFSGTMELTLGDRRVVLIEANIHSDDATVLWLPEDGILLAGDTIEDPLTYVDEPADFAHHLRDLNHLAALEPRHILPDHGAPEIIAQGGFGPEVIKAMKRYIQWLMSLETAPEQARDRPEDILAVDIEAGTLKWFEPYRDVHAANVAAVLKLYGHA from the coding sequence ATGACAAGTTCTAAGACACAGCATTTGACTGTTTTGCAGCCACACCCAGGGATTTACGCCTATTATGACGGGCGTGTATCCGGCTATCGCTTCATGGAGGAAAAAAATTGGGTTGATGACGGCGCCATAGCTCTTGGGATTGCCACCTACACTGTGGTCGAAGGCAAGCAGGCGTTCGTTTACGATACCCATGTATCACCAGAGCATGGCGCGTTCATAAGGGAGCATTTGAATGGGTTAGGGGTTACCGATGTAACCGTGATTTATAGTCACTGGCACCTGGATCATGTGGCGGGCACCTCTGCTTTTAACGATTGCGATGTGATCGCAAACGAGAAGACCTTCCACCATTTAAATGCACGCAAAACCGTGATCGAAACAGGACAATATCACGGACCGCCTGCAGTCAACCCTTTGATCTTACCAACGCAAACCTTCTCAGGAACGATGGAACTGACACTGGGTGACCGCCGGGTCGTGTTGATCGAGGCAAACATTCACAGTGATGATGCAACGGTATTGTGGTTGCCAGAAGACGGCATCTTGTTGGCGGGCGATACGATTGAGGACCCGCTGACCTATGTCGATGAGCCTGCGGATTTTGCCCACCATCTGCGTGATCTTAATCATCTGGCCGCGTTGGAGCCGCGGCACATTTTGCCAGACCACGGTGCGCCTGAGATCATCGCCCAAGGCGGGTTTGGCCCTGAGGTTATCAAGGCAATGAAGCGGTATATTCAGTGGCTGATGTCGCTTGAAACCGCCCCGGAACAGGCGCGTGATCGGCCAGAGGATATACTGGCTGTGGACATTGAGGCCGGGACATTAAAATGGTTTGAGCCATATCGTGATGTGCATGCTGCCAATGTTGCAGCTGTTTTGAAATTATACGGTCATGCCTGA
- a CDS encoding VWA domain-containing protein gives MPEYAPLDLPDTPRLTHNITHFARALRRAGLPAGPGRVVDAVRAVQAAGFTSKQDFFFTLRACFVNRPEQRDVFAQIFRLYWRDPQYLEQMMSLLLPSMRGVQDDRQAQAAEKRATEALLDGLGPEPPEMDHRPEELLIEIDASLTMSTQERLRSLDFEQMSTDEITQAKRMLARLKLPVKPYASRRGQANSHGSRIDARATLRAALRRGGEIRCIHKQKPRERWPNLVVLCDISGSMSQYSRMVLHFLHAVSNHKGAGWAQVHAFTFGTRLTNITRHLATRDVDAALTAAGVEAQDWEGGTRIGSCLHEFNRDWSRRVMGQGAVVLLITDGLDRGAPDDLSHEMKRLQRTARRLIWLNPLLRWDGFAPKAQGIAAMLPHVDSFRAGHSIGSLEELVEAISRPDDTGQKMRLLDML, from the coding sequence ATGCCTGAATATGCGCCACTTGATCTGCCAGACACTCCACGCCTGACGCATAATATCACCCATTTCGCCCGGGCGTTGCGTCGTGCCGGACTACCTGCTGGCCCGGGCCGGGTGGTGGATGCGGTGCGAGCGGTGCAAGCGGCAGGGTTCACGTCGAAACAGGATTTCTTTTTCACCCTGCGTGCTTGTTTTGTGAACCGTCCTGAACAGCGCGACGTCTTTGCTCAGATCTTTCGACTTTACTGGCGTGATCCGCAGTATCTGGAACAGATGATGTCATTGTTATTGCCGTCGATGCGTGGTGTGCAGGATGATCGCCAAGCTCAAGCCGCAGAAAAACGTGCGACTGAGGCGTTGCTGGATGGCTTGGGGCCAGAGCCGCCAGAGATGGATCACCGACCCGAAGAGCTTCTGATAGAAATTGATGCCTCGCTAACCATGTCGACTCAGGAGCGGCTCAGATCATTGGATTTTGAGCAGATGAGCACGGATGAGATTACGCAAGCCAAGCGCATGCTGGCGCGTCTTAAGCTGCCGGTCAAACCTTATGCATCACGACGTGGTCAGGCGAATTCGCATGGTTCACGCATTGATGCACGTGCAACTTTGCGTGCGGCCTTACGTCGTGGTGGCGAAATTCGTTGTATTCACAAACAAAAGCCGCGCGAACGTTGGCCCAATCTGGTGGTGTTGTGTGATATTTCAGGCTCGATGAGCCAATATAGCCGCATGGTGCTGCATTTCCTGCATGCTGTGAGCAATCACAAGGGCGCAGGTTGGGCACAGGTGCATGCCTTTACCTTTGGTACGCGGTTGACAAATATTACCCGGCATCTGGCGACCCGCGATGTCGATGCAGCGCTGACGGCTGCAGGGGTCGAGGCGCAAGATTGGGAAGGCGGTACAAGGATCGGATCGTGCCTTCACGAATTTAACCGTGATTGGTCGCGTCGGGTGATGGGGCAAGGTGCGGTGGTGTTGTTGATCACAGATGGGTTGGATCGAGGCGCGCCTGACGATCTGTCACATGAGATGAAACGCCTGCAGCGCACCGCGCGGCGGCTGATCTGGCTTAATCCGCTACTTAGGTGGGATGGGTTTGCACCCAAGGCGCAAGGGATTGCGGCGATGTTGCCGCATGTTGATAGTTTTCGGGCCGGACATTCGATCGGGTCGTTGGAAGAATTGGTCGAAGCTATTTCGCGCCCGGATGATACAGGCCAGAAGATGCGTTTACTTGATATGCTGTAA
- a CDS encoding XdhC family protein, with the protein MDRFDNIPEIALEWYRAGKGAALATVVETWGSAPRRVGSQLVISGSGEIEGSVSGGCVEGAVVAEAMDAIEAGKSMVLEYGISDGDAFAVGLACGGTIRILVEPIGTVMPEQILKDLVAARAARTPVAYVTGASVQRRLESEGFNTRFRADRSGFEDDGDTFVCIHNPPLRMIVVGAVHITQALVPMARIAGYDPVLVDPRESFGSQARFPGETILNEWPEEALQALGLDTRTALVLLTHDPKLDDPALELALESDVFYIGALGSKRTHAKRLERLRAKGFSDAQLQRIHGPIGLDIGAASPSEIAVSTLAEVTNVLRQGGE; encoded by the coding sequence ATGGACCGGTTCGACAATATTCCCGAAATTGCACTCGAATGGTATCGCGCAGGTAAAGGCGCGGCCTTGGCCACAGTCGTGGAAACCTGGGGCAGTGCCCCGCGCCGTGTTGGTAGCCAGTTGGTGATTTCCGGAAGCGGTGAGATCGAAGGATCTGTATCTGGCGGCTGCGTTGAAGGGGCGGTTGTCGCTGAAGCCATGGATGCGATAGAGGCGGGGAAGTCTATGGTGTTAGAGTATGGCATTTCTGATGGCGATGCCTTTGCCGTTGGTCTGGCCTGCGGTGGAACCATTCGTATTTTGGTTGAACCTATTGGGACGGTGATGCCAGAACAGATATTGAAAGATCTGGTTGCGGCGCGCGCCGCCCGTACACCCGTGGCTTATGTAACGGGTGCATCCGTCCAGCGCCGGTTAGAAAGCGAGGGATTTAACACGCGGTTCCGGGCGGATCGGTCTGGATTTGAGGATGATGGAGACACTTTTGTCTGTATTCACAATCCACCTTTGCGGATGATTGTGGTGGGCGCGGTGCATATCACACAGGCACTGGTGCCGATGGCGCGGATCGCAGGCTATGATCCAGTGCTGGTCGATCCGCGTGAAAGCTTTGGATCGCAGGCGCGGTTCCCGGGTGAAACGATCCTGAACGAGTGGCCGGAGGAAGCTTTGCAGGCCTTGGGGTTGGATACGCGCACAGCGCTGGTGTTACTTACACATGACCCGAAACTGGATGATCCTGCTTTGGAATTGGCACTTGAATCTGATGTGTTTTATATCGGTGCATTGGGATCCAAACGAACCCATGCCAAGCGGTTGGAACGCTTGCGTGCCAAAGGGTTCAGTGACGCGCAATTACAGCGCATACACGGACCAATAGGTCTGGACATTGGTGCGGCCAGCCCATCAGAGATCGCGGTTTCCACGCTGGCGGAGGTCACAAACGTTCTGCGACAGGGTGGAGAATGA
- a CDS encoding molybdopterin-binding protein, with translation MKFGSVPVDKAEGAILAHSEAVVGKRLRKGVALTASHIAALQQAGVSEVTVAQLEPRDVHEDQAALALAQALQDGAEGLRLSEPFTGRVNLIADGPGVVLLDVEKINAANAVNPMVTVATVGPFHQIHAGGMIATVKIISYAVPEGEIARAAELAKGAVGLAKPVKKTASLIITEIPGGPGHKGLAAIENRLSALEITLTETRSCPHDEGALADEIAAAKGDVVLILTGSATSDPQDVAPAALRRAGGTVDRFGMPVDPGNLLFLGDIESRPVIGLPGSARSPVLHGADWVLSRVACGIAVTSADIAGMGVGGLLKEIPTRPMPRRGRAR, from the coding sequence ATGAAGTTTGGTTCTGTTCCCGTTGACAAGGCCGAGGGCGCCATTTTGGCCCATTCCGAAGCGGTTGTTGGCAAGCGTCTGCGCAAGGGTGTTGCTTTAACCGCATCGCATATAGCGGCACTGCAGCAGGCAGGGGTTTCCGAGGTCACGGTTGCACAACTTGAGCCTCGTGATGTGCATGAAGATCAAGCCGCTTTGGCTTTGGCACAGGCTCTGCAAGATGGAGCAGAAGGCCTAAGGTTAAGCGAACCATTTACGGGACGGGTGAATCTGATTGCAGATGGTCCCGGTGTTGTGTTGCTGGATGTTGAGAAAATTAATGCAGCAAATGCGGTAAATCCGATGGTTACAGTGGCCACTGTCGGGCCATTTCATCAGATCCATGCCGGGGGCATGATTGCGACGGTCAAGATCATTTCCTATGCCGTGCCTGAGGGTGAGATTGCACGCGCCGCTGAACTGGCGAAGGGCGCGGTAGGTCTGGCGAAACCGGTGAAGAAGACAGCGAGTTTGATAATAACAGAAATCCCCGGTGGCCCCGGGCACAAGGGGCTGGCGGCGATCGAAAACCGGTTGTCTGCGCTAGAGATAACTCTAACTGAGACCCGCAGTTGTCCGCATGATGAAGGCGCGTTGGCGGACGAGATTGCCGCTGCTAAAGGAGATGTCGTTTTGATCCTGACGGGTTCAGCAACATCAGATCCGCAAGATGTTGCTCCGGCGGCATTGCGACGGGCTGGGGGCACCGTGGACCGGTTTGGCATGCCCGTGGATCCGGGCAACCTGTTGTTTTTGGGGGATATCGAAAGTAGGCCAGTGATTGGCTTGCCGGGTAGTGCGCGTTCACCCGTGTTGCATGGCGCAGATTGGGTTTTGTCACGTGTGGCCTGTGGTATTGCAGTGACCAGCGCCGATATTGCGGGAATGGGGGTAGGTGGCTTGCTCAAGGAAATCCCTACGCGACCAATGCCGCGCAGGGGACGGGCGCGTTAG
- a CDS encoding SRPBCC domain-containing protein, with protein sequence MTQTTTKATTDLYLQVERIISAPPEVVFDAWLNPEMLMRFMCPGPGMTTPKATTDPKVGGRFDLIMQAGDDQMPHGGVYQEIDRPNRLVFSWESPFSVEGSQVTLDFSAVPEGTHVTLTHIRFPNEESRDNHQGGWAHILGVLAESF encoded by the coding sequence ATGACACAGACAACAACTAAGGCTACAACTGACCTGTATTTACAGGTCGAACGCATCATCTCCGCCCCGCCCGAGGTCGTATTCGACGCTTGGCTCAACCCTGAAATGCTGATGCGTTTCATGTGCCCCGGTCCCGGAATGACCACGCCTAAGGCGACAACCGATCCAAAAGTCGGCGGGCGGTTTGATCTGATCATGCAGGCTGGCGACGATCAAATGCCCCACGGCGGCGTCTATCAAGAAATCGACCGCCCCAACCGGTTAGTGTTTTCATGGGAAAGCCCGTTTTCAGTCGAGGGTAGCCAGGTCACGCTAGACTTTAGCGCGGTCCCCGAGGGCACTCATGTGACCCTTACCCATATTCGCTTTCCCAACGAGGAAAGCCGCGACAACCACCAAGGTGGGTGGGCGCATATCTTGGGCGTTCTTGCCGAAAGCTTCTAA
- a CDS encoding helix-turn-helix transcriptional regulator: MLFNHMDELESQNLSDLLKAASDPTRRVILTLLAQHGPLRVTQIATHFDMSLNSVSKHIKVLERAGLVLRRTEWREHLIEIQLQRLKLIDDWFEELRSIWSLRLEALDDLITKETANDTDNN; this comes from the coding sequence ATGTTATTCAACCATATGGATGAATTAGAATCGCAAAATCTGTCCGACCTGCTCAAGGCCGCAAGTGATCCAACACGACGGGTCATACTGACACTGTTGGCGCAACACGGCCCGCTGCGTGTGACGCAGATTGCCACCCATTTCGACATGAGCCTCAATTCCGTTTCCAAACACATCAAAGTGCTGGAACGGGCTGGTCTGGTGCTGCGCCGGACGGAATGGCGTGAGCATCTGATTGAAATACAGCTGCAACGCCTGAAGCTAATAGACGACTGGTTCGAGGAATTGCGCTCGATCTGGTCCTTGCGGCTTGAGGCTCTGGATGACCTGATCACCAAGGAGACTGCCAATGACACAGACAACAACTAA
- a CDS encoding (2Fe-2S)-binding protein, producing the protein MSQVTMTVNGKAASGEIEGRTLLVDFLRETLNLTGTHVGCDTSQCGACVVHVNGKAVKACTMFAAEAEGAEVATVEGMANADGSLGTIQQAFQDHHGLQCGFCTPGMVMSAAALLQDNPKPSVAEIRDYLEGNICRCTGYHNIVKAILAASGQDADAIAAE; encoded by the coding sequence ATGTCACAGGTCACCATGACCGTGAATGGCAAGGCCGCGTCGGGCGAAATTGAAGGCCGCACGCTACTTGTCGATTTTCTACGCGAAACTTTGAATTTAACGGGGACACACGTCGGTTGTGATACCAGCCAATGTGGGGCCTGCGTCGTTCATGTGAACGGCAAGGCGGTCAAGGCTTGTACCATGTTTGCTGCCGAAGCTGAGGGCGCCGAGGTGGCCACCGTCGAAGGGATGGCAAATGCCGATGGGTCATTGGGTACAATCCAACAGGCGTTTCAGGACCATCACGGGTTACAATGTGGGTTTTGTACGCCGGGCATGGTGATGTCTGCGGCAGCTTTGCTGCAGGACAATCCAAAACCATCCGTGGCAGAGATCCGCGACTATCTGGAAGGCAATATCTGTCGCTGCACCGGGTATCATAACATCGTCAAAGCCATTCTGGCCGCCAGCGGTCAAGACGCAGACGCAATCGCCGCCGAATAA
- a CDS encoding xanthine dehydrogenase family protein molybdopterin-binding subunit yields the protein MPADGGIGASTKRREDVRFLSGTGNYTDDINLRGQAYVHFLRSDVAHGVLSNVDTSAATQMPGVLRIFTGADFAEVGGLPCGWQITDRHGEVMQEPAHPVLAQGKVRHVGEIIAAVVAESREQARDAAEAIEVDIDDLPAVVDMKAALADGSTKVHDDLTSNLCYDWGFVEENRDAVDAAIKGAAHVTTLELVNNRLIANPMEPRVAVGDFNRATGDSTLYTTSQNPHVIRLLMGAFVLGIPEHKLRVVAPDVGGGFGSKIFHYAEEAFCTFAAKAMNCAVKWTSSRSEAFMSDAHGRDHVTKIELALDADNNFVALRTDTHANMGAYLSTFAPSVPTWLHGTLMAGNYKTPLIYVNVKAVFTNTVPVDAYRGAGRPEATFQLERVIDKAARELSLDPIALRRQNFITEFPYATPVAVEYDTGDYNATMDKLEEIADLSGFDARRKASADKGLIRGLGVNCYIEACGIAPSNLVGQLGARAGLYESATVRVNATGGIVVMTGSHSHGQGHETSFPQVIADMIGIDASMVEISHGDTANVPMGMGTYGSRSIAVGGSAMVRAAEKIISKTKKIAAHLMEAAEADIELKDGQFSVAGTDKSVAWGDVTLAAYVPHNYPLDEIEPGLEETAFYDPANFTYPAGAYACEVEVDPDTGKVTIERFSATDDFGNVINPMIVDGQVHGGIAQGIGQALLEGCSYDEDGQLLTGSYMDYAMPRADDVPFFAVDHSCQTPCTHNPLGVKGCGEAGAIGSPPAVVNAVVDALRRAGHDVTHIDMPLSPSRVWSAMQG from the coding sequence ATGCCAGCAGATGGAGGCATTGGCGCCAGTACCAAACGGCGCGAAGACGTGCGGTTTCTAAGCGGAACCGGGAATTATACCGATGATATTAACTTGCGGGGTCAGGCCTATGTGCATTTCCTGCGCTCGGACGTGGCGCATGGGGTGCTTAGTAATGTTGATACATCTGCCGCCACACAGATGCCCGGCGTGCTGCGTATCTTTACGGGTGCGGATTTCGCCGAGGTAGGCGGGTTACCCTGTGGTTGGCAAATCACCGATCGGCACGGCGAAGTGATGCAGGAACCGGCGCACCCGGTGCTGGCACAAGGCAAGGTCCGGCATGTTGGCGAAATTATCGCTGCTGTGGTTGCGGAGAGCCGTGAGCAGGCGCGAGATGCAGCCGAAGCCATCGAAGTTGATATTGATGACCTGCCTGCTGTGGTTGATATGAAAGCGGCACTGGCGGATGGATCAACCAAGGTCCACGACGATCTGACCAGCAATCTTTGCTATGACTGGGGCTTTGTTGAAGAGAACCGTGATGCGGTTGATGCGGCCATCAAAGGCGCGGCACATGTCACGACGCTGGAGCTGGTCAATAACCGCCTGATTGCTAACCCAATGGAGCCGCGCGTTGCAGTTGGCGATTTCAACCGTGCCACTGGCGATAGCACGCTTTATACCACCTCACAAAATCCGCATGTCATCCGGTTGTTGATGGGTGCTTTTGTTTTGGGCATTCCAGAGCATAAGTTACGGGTTGTCGCACCTGATGTGGGTGGCGGGTTTGGGTCCAAGATCTTCCATTACGCGGAAGAGGCGTTTTGCACCTTTGCCGCCAAGGCCATGAACTGCGCGGTAAAATGGACGTCGAGCCGATCAGAAGCCTTTATGTCAGATGCGCATGGCCGTGATCATGTGACCAAGATCGAATTGGCACTGGATGCAGACAACAATTTTGTCGCGCTGCGCACGGACACGCATGCCAATATGGGCGCGTATTTGTCAACCTTTGCGCCATCTGTACCGACATGGCTACATGGCACGTTGATGGCGGGGAATTACAAGACACCGTTGATCTATGTGAACGTCAAGGCGGTCTTCACCAATACCGTGCCAGTTGACGCCTATCGCGGGGCCGGGCGGCCCGAGGCAACATTCCAGCTGGAGCGGGTGATTGACAAAGCCGCGCGTGAGCTAAGCCTTGATCCGATTGCGCTGCGGCGGCAAAACTTCATCACTGAATTCCCCTATGCCACGCCCGTGGCTGTGGAATATGACACCGGCGATTACAATGCCACCATGGATAAACTGGAAGAAATTGCAGACCTGTCCGGGTTTGATGCGCGGCGCAAAGCCAGCGCGGATAAGGGCCTGATCCGAGGTCTTGGCGTGAACTGTTATATCGAGGCTTGCGGGATCGCGCCCTCAAATCTGGTGGGCCAACTTGGTGCGCGTGCGGGACTGTATGAATCCGCGACTGTTCGGGTGAATGCGACCGGTGGCATTGTTGTGATGACCGGATCACACAGCCACGGGCAGGGGCATGAGACGTCTTTCCCACAGGTGATTGCAGATATGATCGGCATTGATGCTTCAATGGTGGAAATCAGTCATGGGGATACGGCCAATGTGCCGATGGGCATGGGCACCTATGGCTCGCGTTCTATCGCCGTGGGCGGCTCGGCCATGGTGCGGGCGGCCGAAAAGATTATCAGCAAGACCAAAAAGATAGCCGCACATCTCATGGAAGCTGCTGAAGCAGACATTGAGCTGAAGGATGGTCAGTTTAGCGTTGCTGGCACGGATAAATCTGTGGCCTGGGGTGATGTGACGCTGGCCGCTTATGTGCCGCATAACTATCCATTGGATGAGATCGAACCGGGACTTGAAGAAACGGCGTTCTATGATCCTGCGAACTTTACCTACCCTGCAGGGGCCTATGCCTGCGAAGTTGAAGTAGATCCTGATACCGGCAAGGTCACGATCGAGCGTTTTTCGGCCACAGATGATTTTGGCAATGTGATCAATCCAATGATCGTTGATGGTCAGGTTCATGGCGGCATCGCACAGGGCATTGGGCAGGCGTTGTTGGAAGGTTGTAGCTATGATGAGGATGGTCAGTTGCTGACCGGCTCTTACATGGATTACGCCATGCCGCGGGCGGATGATGTGCCGTTCTTTGCCGTGGATCATTCCTGTCAGACGCCCTGTACGCACAACCCGTTGGGCGTGAAAGGCTGTGGCGAAGCAGGGGCGATTGGGTCGCCACCTGCGGTGGTGAACGCTGTTGTCGATGCCCTGCGTCGTGCAGGCCACGATGTCACACATATCGATATGCCACTGTCGCCGTCGCGCGTCTGGTCAGCGATGCAAGGGTAA
- a CDS encoding xanthine dehydrogenase family protein subunit M — MYAFDIERPATIADAVEALRTEEAQALGGGQTLIPTLKQRLAMPSKLVSLSGIGEMRGICRDDDGRVCLGGATTHSEVAAGVEGYTALASLAANIGDPAVRNRGTIGGSLANNDPSACYPAGALASGATIVTDRREIGSDNFFDGLFGTALDDGEIIVEVRFPVPERAAYVKFEQPASRFALVGVFVAKFSSGVRVAVTGASEEGVFRWSEAEAALSANFSADAMEGLNLDGSGMISDLHGSGAYRAHLVNVMTRRAVTSA; from the coding sequence ATGTATGCATTTGATATCGAACGCCCCGCCACCATCGCAGACGCAGTGGAGGCATTACGGACAGAAGAGGCGCAAGCACTTGGCGGCGGTCAAACCCTGATCCCGACACTTAAGCAACGCCTTGCCATGCCATCAAAACTGGTCAGCCTGTCGGGCATTGGTGAAATGCGGGGCATTTGCCGTGATGATGATGGCAGGGTTTGTCTTGGAGGTGCCACAACCCATTCCGAAGTCGCTGCCGGCGTCGAGGGCTACACTGCCTTGGCCAGTTTGGCGGCAAACATTGGCGATCCCGCGGTGCGCAATCGCGGTACAATTGGTGGAAGCCTTGCCAACAACGACCCCTCGGCTTGCTATCCTGCTGGGGCTTTGGCCTCGGGCGCGACAATCGTCACAGACCGGCGCGAAATTGGGTCGGATAATTTCTTTGACGGGTTGTTTGGCACTGCGCTGGATGACGGTGAAATCATCGTAGAGGTGAGATTTCCGGTACCTGAAAGAGCCGCCTATGTGAAGTTTGAACAACCTGCCTCGCGCTTTGCGCTGGTTGGTGTCTTTGTCGCAAAGTTCTCCAGTGGCGTGCGCGTGGCTGTCACCGGCGCGTCAGAAGAGGGTGTGTTCCGCTGGTCCGAGGCCGAGGCCGCGCTTAGCGCAAACTTTTCAGCTGATGCCATGGAGGGGCTCAATCTCGATGGTTCCGGTATGATATCCGATCTGCATGGATCCGGCGCATATCGTGCACATTTGGTGAATGTGATGACGCGCCGCGCTGTCACCTCTGCGTGA
- a CDS encoding DUF4105 domain-containing protein: MIKILKIVFKISLLITLLIMTVWGSMALWYRLPGYDQLRTGAAAVFALTGLVTILAQFSSKSTQALAGFGVAFCVLLFWWQSIDPPKNGGWAPDVARQVTGEISGDIVTLTNVREFEWRSPEDFTENWTTREFDLSKIDTLDVFMSYWDSPNIAHIIVSFGFSDGQYLSWSVEVRRKIDSGFSPIADFFKEHTLATVASVEQDVVGLRSNIRKEDVQLYRMNIPASPARALFEQYVSYSNHLSANAQWYNSVTTNCTTVIYQLLDAAGIKNKFDWRILINGFLPEYFYERGIVQTALPLAELRELGRIAPRANDTGLVQGFSTAIRIGVPTPH; the protein is encoded by the coding sequence ATGATCAAGATCTTGAAAATCGTATTTAAAATCTCTCTTCTGATTACACTTTTGATCATGACCGTCTGGGGTAGCATGGCCCTGTGGTACAGATTACCGGGATACGACCAGTTACGCACCGGGGCGGCGGCCGTTTTTGCCCTTACTGGATTGGTCACCATCTTGGCCCAGTTTAGTTCAAAATCCACTCAGGCTTTGGCTGGGTTTGGTGTGGCTTTCTGCGTTCTTCTCTTTTGGTGGCAGTCCATAGATCCGCCCAAAAATGGGGGCTGGGCCCCTGATGTTGCTCGCCAAGTGACCGGCGAGATATCAGGCGACATCGTCACCCTGACCAATGTCCGCGAATTCGAATGGCGCAGCCCTGAGGATTTCACCGAAAACTGGACCACGCGGGAATTTGATCTGAGCAAAATCGACACTCTAGACGTTTTCATGTCCTATTGGGACAGTCCCAATATTGCCCATATCATCGTAAGCTTTGGGTTTTCTGACGGGCAGTATCTGTCTTGGTCGGTCGAAGTACGCCGCAAAATCGATAGCGGTTTTTCCCCGATTGCGGATTTTTTCAAAGAACACACCCTCGCCACGGTGGCCTCAGTTGAACAAGACGTCGTCGGGCTGCGTTCAAACATCAGAAAAGAGGATGTTCAGCTATACCGTATGAATATTCCCGCCAGCCCGGCACGTGCTTTGTTTGAGCAATATGTCAGCTACTCAAACCACTTGAGCGCAAACGCCCAATGGTACAACTCCGTTACGACCAATTGCACAACCGTGATTTATCAGTTGCTGGATGCCGCGGGCATAAAAAACAAATTCGACTGGCGCATACTGATCAATGGCTTTCTACCTGAGTATTTTTACGAACGTGGGATCGTACAAACCGCTCTTCCCTTGGCTGAGCTGCGCGAATTGGGCCGTATTGCCCCCCGGGCAAACGACACAGGACTTGTACAAGGGTTTTCGACTGCAATCCGTATCGGTGTTCCCACGCCTCATTAA
- the choV gene encoding choline ABC transporter ATP-binding protein, with product MSNAVEFDNVSIVFGDKPQIALPLMDDMKERGEIQRETGQVLGVHDCSLNVAEGEILVLMGLSGSGKSTLLRAVNGLNPVVRGAVRVSDSSTMVDVTNSDAATLRRMRQHHIAMVFQQFGLLPWRSVRENAGLGLELGGMTKAERDQQVDKQLALVGLTDWAERKVGELSGGMQQRVGLARAFATEAPILLMDEPFSALDPLIRTKLQDELLELQRDLKRTIIFVSHDLDEAFKIGNRIAIMEGGRIVQCGTPQEIFSAPANDYVADFVAHMNPLGVLCARDVIEPANTTPTITVAPDTDIREVMARIGDSDQPVGVIEDGQIIGQVTKDRVLEKLLDPRA from the coding sequence ATGAGCAATGCAGTAGAATTCGATAACGTTTCCATTGTCTTTGGCGACAAACCACAAATTGCCCTACCTTTGATGGATGACATGAAAGAACGCGGAGAAATCCAGCGCGAAACAGGTCAAGTACTGGGGGTTCATGATTGCTCGCTCAATGTGGCCGAAGGGGAGATCCTTGTGCTGATGGGTCTGTCCGGCTCGGGGAAATCCACACTTTTGCGTGCCGTCAACGGGTTGAACCCAGTGGTGCGCGGTGCTGTGCGCGTTAGTGACAGCAGCACTATGGTGGATGTCACCAATTCTGATGCCGCTACCCTGCGACGGATGCGGCAGCACCATATTGCCATGGTATTTCAACAGTTTGGCCTGCTACCTTGGCGTTCTGTGCGTGAAAACGCCGGGCTTGGGTTAGAGCTGGGCGGAATGACCAAAGCCGAGCGTGATCAACAGGTTGACAAGCAACTTGCGCTTGTGGGCCTAACGGATTGGGCAGAACGCAAAGTTGGTGAACTTTCGGGCGGAATGCAGCAGCGCGTGGGCCTTGCCCGCGCCTTTGCAACCGAGGCCCCGATCTTGTTGATGGATGAGCCCTTTTCTGCGCTTGATCCACTGATCCGGACCAAGCTGCAAGATGAGTTGCTGGAGCTGCAGCGCGACCTAAAGCGCACGATCATCTTTGTCAGTCACGATCTGGATGAGGCGTTTAAAATCGGCAATCGCATCGCCATCATGGAAGGCGGACGGATTGTGCAATGCGGCACCCCGCAAGAAATCTTTTCCGCCCCGGCCAACGACTATGTCGCGGACTTTGTGGCCCATATGAACCCACTGGGGGTCCTCTGCGCCCGTGATGTGATTGAACCTGCAAATACCACCCCCACGATCACGGTCGCACCAGATACTGACATTCGTGAAGTCATGGCCCGGATCGGCGATAGTGATCAGCCGGTCGGTGTGATCGAAGATGGCCAGATCATCGGTCAGGTGACCAAAGATCGGGTCTTGGAAAAGTTACTGGATCCCCGAGCATAA